Proteins from a genomic interval of Piscinibacter sp. HJYY11:
- the plsX gene encoding phosphate acyltransferase PlsX encodes MNPPVAHPVNDTVRLSVDCMGGDHGPSVTLPACRAFLSAHPKAQLILVGKADVLAEAAKWERCTVVAASEVVEMDDPIEVALRKKKDSSLRVALSQLKAGPEGQLPKAHVCVSAGNTGALMAVARYLLKTMEGIDRPAIATVMPNERDGFTTVLDLGANVDCSPEHLLQFAVMGSALVSAVEGKENPTVGLLNIGEEVIKGSETIKKAGELLRAAAEGKHINFYGNVEGNDIFKGTTDIVVCDGFVGNVALKTAEGLISTLVGFIKQEFSRNIFTKMAAVAALPVLNSLKRRIDPRRFNGAALLGLRGLVFKSHGSADAFAFEGALNRAYDAARNCLLDRVHDQIQETLQAMPPGLTAEESANSGDAALAA; translated from the coding sequence ATGAATCCTCCTGTGGCGCATCCTGTCAATGACACGGTTCGTCTCTCCGTCGATTGCATGGGTGGCGACCACGGTCCCTCGGTCACCTTGCCGGCTTGTCGTGCCTTCCTGAGCGCGCATCCGAAGGCGCAGCTCATCCTCGTTGGCAAGGCCGATGTCCTCGCCGAAGCTGCGAAGTGGGAGCGCTGCACGGTGGTGGCTGCGAGCGAAGTGGTGGAGATGGACGACCCGATCGAGGTGGCCTTGCGCAAGAAGAAGGACTCTTCCCTGCGCGTCGCCCTCAGCCAGCTCAAGGCCGGGCCGGAAGGCCAGCTGCCGAAGGCTCATGTGTGCGTCTCGGCCGGCAATACCGGCGCCTTGATGGCGGTCGCCCGCTACCTGCTCAAGACGATGGAGGGCATCGACCGCCCCGCGATCGCCACCGTGATGCCCAATGAACGCGATGGCTTCACCACCGTGCTCGACCTTGGCGCGAACGTCGACTGCTCGCCCGAGCACCTGCTGCAGTTCGCCGTGATGGGCAGTGCCCTGGTGTCGGCCGTCGAAGGCAAGGAAAACCCGACGGTCGGGCTGCTCAACATCGGCGAAGAAGTCATCAAGGGCAGCGAAACCATCAAGAAGGCCGGCGAGCTGCTGCGCGCGGCGGCCGAGGGCAAGCACATCAACTTCTATGGCAACGTGGAAGGCAACGACATCTTCAAGGGCACGACCGACATCGTCGTCTGCGACGGTTTCGTCGGCAACGTGGCGCTGAAGACGGCCGAAGGTCTGATCTCCACGTTGGTCGGCTTCATCAAGCAAGAGTTCAGCCGCAACATCTTCACCAAGATGGCGGCGGTCGCGGCGCTGCCTGTGCTCAACAGCCTGAAGCGGCGCATCGACCCCCGGCGCTTCAACGGCGCGGCGCTGCTGGGCTTGCGCGGGCTCGTGTTCAAGAGCCACGGGTCGGCGGATGCCTTCGCCTTCGAGGGGGCCCTCAATCGGGCTTATGATGCGGCCCGCAATTGTTTGCTTGACCGGGTGCACGACCAGATTCAAGAGACCCTCCAGGCGATGCCCCCAGGCCTCACTGCTGAGGAGTCTGCGAATTCGGGTGACGCCGCCCTCGCTGCATGA
- a CDS encoding Maf family nucleotide pyrophosphatase, translated as MTERPPLILGSTSRYRREMLQRLRLPFDVDAPRVDETPLAGEAPPALALRLALAKAREVAARHPHAVVIGSDQVADLAGQPIGKPGDHAHATDQLRAMSGRSVVFQTAVSVVCLSGRYEASALVLVTVRFRDLSDAEIEHYLQAEQPYDCAGSAKSEALGIALLSAIQSDDPTALVGLPLIKTCELLRGAGIDPLVR; from the coding sequence ATGACCGAACGCCCTCCCCTGATCCTGGGTTCAACCTCGCGCTATCGCCGCGAAATGCTGCAACGCTTGCGTCTGCCATTTGATGTCGACGCACCCCGGGTGGACGAGACCCCGCTTGCCGGTGAGGCCCCGCCGGCGCTGGCCTTGCGCTTGGCATTGGCCAAAGCCCGAGAGGTGGCGGCCCGCCATCCCCATGCAGTGGTGATCGGTTCGGACCAAGTGGCCGACCTTGCCGGGCAACCGATCGGCAAACCAGGCGACCACGCGCACGCCACCGACCAGCTCAGGGCCATGAGCGGCCGTTCCGTGGTGTTCCAGACAGCGGTGTCGGTGGTCTGCCTGTCGGGGCGCTACGAGGCCAGCGCCCTGGTCCTGGTCACCGTGCGTTTCCGGGACTTGAGCGATGCTGAGATCGAGCACTACCTGCAAGCCGAACAACCCTACGACTGTGCCGGCAGCGCGAAGTCCGAAGCTCTGGGTATCGCCCTGTTGAGCGCGATTCAATCCGACGATCCAACGGCACTGGTCGGGCTGCCGCTGATCAAGACCTGTGAGCTGCTTCGCGGAGCGGGCATCGACCCGCTGGTCCGATGA
- the rpmF gene encoding 50S ribosomal protein L32 encodes MAVQQNKKSPSKRGMHRSHNALTTPGTAIEPTTGETHLRHHISPNGFYRGRKVLKTKADA; translated from the coding sequence ATGGCTGTTCAGCAAAACAAGAAGTCGCCTTCCAAGCGCGGCATGCATCGTTCGCACAATGCCCTCACGACCCCGGGCACCGCGATCGAGCCGACCACCGGCGAGACGCATCTGCGTCACCACATCAGCCCCAACGGTTTCTACCGTGGGCGCAAGGTGCTCAAGACCAAGGCAGACGCCTGA
- a CDS encoding SAM-dependent methyltransferase, which yields MSGRPGHLILVPNTLDLGSSVDTDLRAVLPLAALEAGARLTHWVAENAKTTRAFLKRVNSVIPLAQPLQAVSIVELPRPIKGAKAAAPINWTQLLEPALQGHDLGLISEAGLPAVADPGAGLVQAAHAHKIPVRVLSGPSSLMLALAGSGLNGQSFAFVGYLPVEAGERGARIRELEAASRRASQTQLVIETPYRNEALLGALLSHLKGDTWLSVSCGLTLAQAWTRTDTVATWKSSPARMPADVPAVFLFLAS from the coding sequence ATGAGCGGCCGGCCAGGGCACCTGATCCTCGTGCCCAACACACTTGACCTGGGAAGCAGCGTCGACACCGACCTGCGCGCGGTTCTTCCTCTCGCAGCCCTCGAGGCAGGAGCTCGCCTGACCCACTGGGTGGCGGAGAACGCCAAGACGACGCGGGCATTTCTCAAGCGCGTGAATTCGGTGATTCCATTGGCTCAGCCGCTCCAGGCCGTGTCCATCGTCGAACTGCCCCGGCCCATCAAAGGCGCCAAGGCGGCGGCGCCGATCAACTGGACACAACTGCTGGAGCCTGCGCTACAGGGACACGACCTGGGCCTCATTTCGGAAGCGGGCCTGCCCGCCGTGGCCGACCCCGGCGCAGGACTGGTCCAGGCCGCTCACGCGCACAAAATTCCTGTTCGCGTCTTGAGCGGCCCCAGCTCACTCATGCTGGCGCTGGCCGGCAGCGGCCTCAACGGCCAGAGCTTTGCATTCGTGGGTTATTTGCCAGTGGAAGCCGGCGAGCGCGGCGCGCGGATCCGCGAGTTGGAAGCCGCCTCCCGGCGCGCCTCCCAAACCCAGCTCGTCATCGAGACGCCCTACCGCAACGAGGCGCTGCTCGGCGCGCTGCTGTCGCATTTGAAGGGCGACACCTGGCTCTCGGTGAGCTGCGGCCTGACCTTGGCGCAGGCCTGGACGCGCACCGATACCGTCGCCACATGGAAATCGTCGCCAGCCCGGATGCCCGCCGACGTGCCGGCCGTGTTCCTGTTTCTGGCCAGCTGA
- a CDS encoding DUF177 domain-containing protein, with product MKARDWDPLKLDVEALAKASASVAGEWPLTELERLTASAVTGTAVGDVSWQAQGEHRPVKGGPPQVWLHLRASTGVMLECQRCLRPVPVDVHAERSFLFVQGENLAAELDADSEDDVLALTRALDLRELVEDELLLELPLVPRHDECPEPLGTANEGEPELEEKSNPFAVLASLKRGSLPN from the coding sequence ATGAAAGCGCGCGATTGGGATCCCTTGAAGCTCGACGTTGAGGCCTTGGCCAAGGCCTCTGCCTCGGTCGCTGGAGAGTGGCCACTGACTGAACTGGAGCGACTCACGGCTTCGGCTGTCACGGGCACGGCTGTGGGGGATGTGTCGTGGCAGGCGCAAGGTGAGCACCGCCCCGTCAAGGGCGGGCCGCCGCAGGTCTGGCTGCACCTCAGGGCGAGTACCGGCGTCATGCTCGAGTGTCAACGCTGCCTGAGGCCGGTTCCGGTCGACGTGCATGCCGAGCGCTCATTCCTGTTCGTGCAGGGCGAAAACCTCGCGGCCGAGTTGGATGCCGACAGCGAAGACGACGTACTTGCGCTTACCCGGGCGCTGGACCTGAGGGAGTTGGTCGAAGATGAACTCCTGCTCGAATTGCCGCTGGTGCCCCGGCACGACGAGTGCCCGGAGCCCCTGGGAACGGCGAACGAGGGCGAACCAGAACTCGAGGAGAAGTCCAACCCGTTCGCGGTGCTGGCCTCGCTGAAGCGGGGCAGCCTGCCCAATTAG